DNA sequence from the Coffea eugenioides isolate CCC68of chromosome 9, Ceug_1.0, whole genome shotgun sequence genome:
caaacaaaagaaatttctaCTACCATTTTTTTCCACCCATCACCTACCACTCTCCTTCTCTTTCCTCCACTGTCACCGCCATCATCGCCTCTCACCTCCTTTCTTCACCCCCTTTTCCGTCttccttctttcctatctcttcCCCCCGCCCTCCTAGGCCCCTCCTCTGGCTTGGACCTATGCGAAAGGTCTCGATCAGGAGGGAGATGGGTCTGATGGGCAGGAAGCAGGAGGGGAAGGGAGGGACAGAAGGGTTGGTGGCATAAGTGGTGGTGGGTTgggcaaaaatttttttaaaaatatttcaattgaatattaaattttaaaaatattcaaaaaaatacAACTACAATGTACAATACTACAATGTATAGTGTTTCGAAAATACccctccccaaaaaaaatagttaatcTATAGAGTTTGTCCAGTTGAATTTCCTACCTTTCTTCAACAGATATAATCAAAGCCAACTAGTTTTTCTTTActccatcttttttctttttcattcctTTCTTCTGAATTCTTACAACATTATATAGATTAAAAAAATTGACCATGAAGCAAAAAACGCTGAATGTATATTAAGTAACTTAGATTAAAAGGATTCAAAGATTATACAATGAAGTCTCCAAATTGAGCAATATCATCCCTCATaattagggatggcaacggggcgggggacccctcccccgtcCCTCGCCCCGCTGCCTACAAACTCCCCTCGCCCCCGACCCATTCTCTGCTCCCCCTGCCCCGCCCCACCAAGCTTtccccgcggggttaataaaaatttgttatataattttattatggttaaaatttagcaaataatcaagtactaaaatatcaacacatcatcaaattattattcattgtaattttacaattgaaacttataaaaacaatcaaataaaaattatttgaatacaattcaacatgatgaaataaatataactaaagtagtcaagttttcacttttggcacaaatacaatcactaattcattattgtgcttgttttaagaaaaaaatgttattgtattaagtgtaattaaggatttagtataaatgtattagtaaatttagtataaccaataataatttgtattagtacacatatataattattagtataattaataatatcaattatattatatatactaatagacattatataatacatataactaataatatcattatcataagtttgtaattaattaaattatatagtatatataattatatacatatatattttatatatttatttttttaaagcgggtggcggggcgggggactCCCTCGCCCCATTTCTAAGCAACCCCGCGGGGGTGGGTGATTGCGGTCACCAtgccccattgccatccctactcATAATAGATCCTCCACCAACAAGCGAATGCTCTACTTTCAATGCATGGGTTAGTCCCAAATGCATACAAAGGTTatttagggtccgtttgtttcgggtgaaaatgttttccaggaaaatattttcctaatttcccgtgtttggttacacaaaagttactgaaaacattttcctatgtaaaatattttcactcatcttatggaaaacaacttccgttccaaacttactgaagttgttttccgaaatgcatgcatcccgcctgtagtatgttccaaacttactgaaaacatcttgtagtatgttttttttttttttagtgtaaaaagGAGCattcgaacccaagacctcttccttacactccctctcccgtaccacccaacccaaccaacccaaccctccccctagtatattcaaaataaaaaaaaaatctcatcctgctcatcctatgctagtaattaattatgtataatagggacattcttttctagagaaactttcagcagtgagagtgcaagatatatgtcacaataagcattgcatgtgattgatatttgacactaaatggccagcaatttgtttattgcttaaggagatattttttattcatatatacatttctccaagattttttaaagttaaacaatgagataaattttcttattttgcatgggaagaagtatgtagttataatgtgtagaaagtaaagatagagataaaagtgaaaatatttcaaaagttaaacaaacaccagaaaaatgaagtaagaaaatattttcaataagctaaccaaacacctgaaaatgatgaaagggaaatgattttcatggaaaattacttccacggaaaatattttcccaaggaaaacattttacttccaaccaaacagacccttaatTAGATACAATTAGGACAAACGACTAAAGGTGTGTTTGTTTGTTCAAAAAAAATCTTAATAATTTACATGGATTGCATTtaaaaaaactagttttttcaaataatacaacttaaaatgCACTACAAATATACCTAATAAACACTAGAGCTACAAGCACAAACAATGTAGGAAGAGAGGAGAGCAACGGGAAGGAAGGAGTAGGAAAAGTAGGAGTGGAGAAATAAGGAGGGAGGAAGCAAGGAGAAGGATGAGAGAGAAGAGAGAtagggagagaaagagagagaagggagagaaagaaaggaaaaataatggAGGCGTTGGCGATGGCGCTCGTGAACTTGTCGCCAGCAGCGGAAGTAGAGATGGTAGGAGTAGCGGTGATAGCAacgaagaaaaagaagaggaaaaaagaagaaaagaaaacaaaagaaataaaacatttcaagTTCTCCACAAAAACTCTACTCCATACAATTTTCCTACAAGTGTTACAGTATGTTAACACGAAACGCCTAAAAAACTCACCATCCAAACCAGCCACCACTCTCAACCTTTTCTGCAAAAATTGCACTTATAGCTCTCCAATTCCTCTTTTACCCCTCACGCGGACCATTATTGTAATTTGCGAGTGGCCGCCGGCCTCTCCAATTTTCAACTCCTTCCGAAACTTTTACTAAACTATTCTTTTGTTTGTTACCCGTACTTTTTAATCCTTTTAAGAAGCAAAAACTAGCACAAGATTTatgaattaaaaagaaaaagctgGTTAATAAATAAACATGAGCTCTCATATTCAAGCCAGGCTTAGGGGAGATCTTGCTGGATGCCAGAGTTCCCAGGGTCTCCTCTCCTCCTTCTCCTTCTTAGTGCTGGTTTAGATCTTATGAAGATTCCTCGTGGATCCCATTTCCCTTCTTGATTGTTATTAATATTTAACTCCTTTTATCGCTTCGACAAAAGGGACCCCAAAAGAGCAAGCAGACCGTCCTTTTTCCTCCTCATTAGTCACAGCAGGACTTGGAATCCCAGATTCTCAGCTTCTGAATCCTACCCTCTTCAAGAAAGATGAAAAAAGTCATGGGTTTGTTATCAAACACCCGAAAAAGAATTCAATTTGTTTGTCTTCCATTGCTCTTCATTGTGCTCTTTGTTTTATTCGCTCCAATTTCTGCTCAGGTAAGTGTAAATACATACTTTTACAGGTCGGCAGAGTAGATTGCTTGCTTAATTACTGTATTGTTTTGTGTAATGATGTTATTACTTGTCTGGATTTAGGAATCTGAAAGAGAGGAGGCAACACGGGCTATTCGAGATCTAGGCCGGAAAAGTAAAGTGAGTATATGTACTGGTCTTATATCTATGCTTCTGGGTTTCAATGATTCGTGGAGAATTGCCTTCTTGAATAGTTCTTGTGCTTTAGTTGATTTAGTTATACAGATGGACaggaaaaaaaaggtaaatggAAATTGAAATTCACAAAGAGAATGAACTAAATTGaagggagaaaggaaaaattttcttgTAGGGGTTCATAAAACTGAAGCTTTGACCCTCCTTTTCCTATATTTTTGTGTGTCAGCAGCTAAACTGTGCCATTGTTAACACCATGAGATCACAAGTAGGATTAGAGATGTGCACGTTTTGAAAGGAAGAGAGGAACTTTGTTATTAGCTCTGCTGCCTGGTGTTTGCAACAAACTTAACCATTTCAGATCGTACAATGATTTATCTGCCCACTACTCatggaggaaaaaaagaagattgGGAATTTTCTTGCTTCTCTGTGCCATCCTTTACTCCTATTGTATTTCCATGTCATTGATTCAGCAAACTGCAGCTTTAGGTATATCTGGGCTGTTAGTGTTGTAAAACTGAGAGTTATCAGAGGTGTTTGTACAGGTTTCTATGTGACTATTTACCATGGATTCATTGCCTAGAATGGGAGCAAGGTGATTAAGTTTGAAATtggtttttttgtttgtttgtttgtttatttacttGTTTTACGTGTTAGGAGATATAATGTGTCAGGAGAGAGCGTTAATGCATTATCGATATTAAATGGTGGGATTGTGATTACAGGTTTCTAAGGAGTTCAATCAGCAAATCATATTTATCTTCAGTGTTCTTTTTGTTTCACTTAAAAAACAGACCTTGATGGTTTTTTAAAACTTTGTTGACAGATTTTTGTGGACAAACTCAAGACTGGTATTACAAGGGATGGGTACAATTCTGGTTCTGTTGGTCTTGGTGTTGAATTGGAATCCGGTCTTGGGATTTTTGATGCATTTTTTGCAAGTTTTTCCATGATTCTTGTCAGTGAGGTTAGTGATTTCACTTAACAAACttcattctttcttgtttttccttaacGGCAATTCTCTTTGCCCTTACAATTTTTTATTAACTTCTCACTAGATTGGAGATGAGACTTTTATAATAGCAGCTCTAATGGCGATGCGTCATCCCAAGTCCATTGTTTTATCTGGTGCACTAAGTGCCTTGTTTGTGATGACAGTAAGTTTGCTTATTTACCCTTTCAGTCATTACCTCTGCCGTGTGTTCATTTCATCCTACATTCTAGGTTCTCATTATGTTGCATTTAGTGCTGCAAAAAGTCACCTTGATGGCGTCTTGGTTAAGTGCAATGTTCAGtagtttatttacttttgagtGAATAATGAGATTGGATGTTTTATGCCCATGGTTAGGTACTTTCGACTGGACTTGGTAGGATTGTGCCAAACTTGATATCAAGGAAGCATACAAACAGTGCAGCCACAGgtttgtagttttctgctttTGATTGTGTTGCTATGTCAACTGGAATTTTATATTTTCCCTTTCTGGGTGTATAATTCATTTTGCATGACAAATTTTCATTCGACTTCTTTGACATATGCATTCAATATTATTGGAAACATTAGATTGCATGGAAAGGATGAAGCTTTAAACTGTTCTACAGTTCTATTGTAAATTTAATTTCTAGCTTGGTCGAATTACAAGATATTGATGCAAATATTCTAGTGGATCTATCATATTACTTTTCATTATTCTAGGACCATTTTTTGATGTTAGTTTTTCTACTTGAACTCTTTTTTTGATATATCTGGCACAATGATTGTTAAGAGGAATTTGGCAATGATTCGATGACTTGGTAGGATATCGTTCTCTTGTTTCTTTGACTTTGCAATGGCACTTTTCCTTTTTAACTGCCATTTGGTTGTTCAATCTTTATACTGTATTTCATGCAGTTACATGTCTATTCGTGATAAAAGCGATAAATCAGaatgttagaaacctcaagacCTGATCATTTTGTTGTTGGGATGcttgtcttcttttcttctttaatgTGAAGTTAGTAACCTagttttgaatttgaattttcaaTGTTTGCATTTCAGTTCTTTATGCATTTTTTGGGCTGCGGTTACTCTATATTGCTTGGAGGTCGGGTTCAAAATCTTCACAgaagaaggaatttgaggaagtaTGTTTTTCTGATCATTGACTGCATATCTGATTGTGTTCTTTTCCACTTTGGACCAATATTCTCTGCAtctctttttttaaattttattttaagatCCATGCAACACTCAAATCAGCCTGCCGATTGTTGATTAGTTAAACCGTTTTGGTCAGTTTAAAGTTTTGTTAGACATTGTTGAAATTATAAGATCTTCTGCTTTCATTAGGTTCATTGGATTCTCAAAATCCATGAGATTTTTAGTTCATCTTGCCAACAGATTCAGGGTAAATTTGCTCAAAATTGCCCCCTTTTGTTTCACTTGCTTATTTATTCTCTGCCAAAGTAAACTCACCGTCATACTTGAAAACTAGTTATTCAAGATGACAGTAAGTTAGCAAAGCCAATGTTTCAGCATTAATTGATCTATTTGGAGATTGAACTGAATAGAAGAATTAATGTTTTGCTGTTGAGTTACCTACTTTTGTggtgacaaaaaaaaagttatctACTTTTGCCGTGTCTAGATTGAAGTATGAGTAGGATTCCCCTTTTGATTCATGGAATTTGATCTGGAACACGATGGTTGTCTGCATGCCTCAGTAGTAAAGCAATCACCTGAGTTAGCAGAAGATTGCTTTATTACTGCTGCTAATGGTTTGTTCTATGGTGAACAATATTATCTGTCCAGTGTTTAGTCTGTGTTTAAATGACCCAATAGCCTTGTTGTCTTGATATGAAAGATCAGTTCTTTGAGCTGAATTACATGCTATGTCCCCTCCCACTGTTGAGGGAAATAACAATGAAGAGGAAAAGTGGAAATCAAACATTATTCTACCATGACTTTGATATTCCAGTTGCGTCATTAATTTTCTGTTGTTCCCTTGTAAATATCAACATGACTTTTGACAACCTAAAATATGTCAGGTGGAAGAGAAACTCGAATCTGGACAAGGCAAGACAGCAGTCCGGCGATTCTTTTCTAGATTCTGTACACCAATATTTTTGGAGGTTTGTCTTTGATCTAGCTTCTGATGTACTGAAGTGGATTCTATCTCGGCAGTTCAAAGTGAATATATGATTCAGATGAGTATTGCTTTGTTTAAGACtcttttctttgaaattttctaaaatgtttttctttaaagagaaaaaaaactaatataTCAAGCAACTGAGGATACTTGGATTActtgcaaaaagaaaaatggaaaagaattGTAATGAATTTGGATTCCAGTCTCTGGAGTAGTTCTTTGCTTTGAATTAGGTTTCATCATTCTTACAACatagtatttttttaaataactgCTTCCCTGCTGTTTTTGCGCAGTCATTTATTTTGACCTTCTTGGCTGAATGGGGAGACCGCAGTCAGATAGCAACAATTGCTGTAAGATTTCTTCATTGTAATGCTGTTTTGGCCTATCAAGGAATTGAATTTGCTGCCATGTTGTATTTTTAACTcattatgatttttggtgaaagcTGACCAGATAATTAATTCTTCATCATTAGATAAAATACCGAACAATCAGTTACACAGAGGCCAGTACCTTATATAATATGCAATTGAAATAACGTTTGTGTTTGTTGTCACATATTCACATGCTTCTAATTGTTGCTTGCTTGAGGTGCATCTGTGACTTAGTTTGCTGTAATATGTTGATTGTGTGCCATGGTCTTCCTGCGTTTGTGATTGTGTCTGGTTTGTGGAAGCTCATCATCTCCCTGCATGCCTGTTTCTTGAGCTGATGGTATTTTGAGCTCTTTTCCATTTCTAAATTACGCTAAGCTTCATGAAGGGAACAGCATCTAAGCTAGCTGTAATGTTAAATCATGATGCTTGGTGATGAAAAGATCTCTTTTGGTTGCTGCAGCTGGCCACACACAAAAATGCATTTGGGGTTGCTACAGGGGCTACCGTAGGACACACAATTTGTACATCGCTGGCAGTGATCGGGGGAAGCATGCTGGCTTCCAGGATCTCTCAGCGCTCAGTTGCAACAGTTGGTGGATTGCTGTTCCTTGGTTTTTCCCTGTCTTCATATTTCTATCCTCCGCTATGACCGCACGATTTTGTAGATTAACTCAACTCTTTAGGAGCATTGAACTCACAAATAGCTTTGACAATCTATTTCTATTACAGTACCGGCAAAGTCTAGTGCCTCTAGTTTTAAAATGTAATCATTGTTGTATACATATCAGCACACGCAACTATgttcatatttttcttcattcttgATATTGCGCAGCAACATTTTATCCAAATGTGAAAAGAACCTCTTATCAACATCTTGTGATGTCTGTTTCTTCAAGTTTTAGTTGGCTTAAATTTAGTCGGCTAGTCTAGAGGTTTCTTGGTTTCCTTCCTGCTTTGGATCTAATGTTAAGCAACATTATTGGTTTCTGTTTCTATGCAAGCAAAAGGTTAATAAATCATAAGATCAAGCAAGAAACGATTATGAAGTGCAGAAAGGCATTTCCAAACTCCCAAGGGGGCATTTTCAATAATGTTCGTTTGTAGGCGGGACTGTTGATCTTCTTCATTGAACTCACGCATCGTGCATTGAGCCCAGGATGGTCTCCGACATTTTCTAATCGAGGGGTGATTATTCACCTTTCATAAAAAACCTCGCCTTGATATAGGTCTCCTGGGTCCGTCCTCGTGTATTCCTAGAAGATTTTATAGAGCAGTAGCAACTACCGATTTTTGCCATTTGCAGACCAAATATTGCAAAATCTAGTACTTGTATAATGAGATGGAAAAATCATGCAGCCAGTGGCTGCTGTGTGTGTTTGAAAAAGAATCTCAACGCAGCCTCCAATTGCCCCTTAAGGAAGTGTATTAGTATTACAAATCCAACGCTGCTAAGTCTTCACCAATGTCATCAAAGTTGCAGCTACTCTACCCAACAATGCCTTCAATTACCCCGGGCTGATCTTGTTCATGCTAAAGCAATGAAGAATGGTACTTCCCAGTACTTGAATGTGGGTAATACAATCATGGATCTTTATGTGAAAAATCACTACTTGCGCAATGCCCAGAAGCTGTTTGATGAAATTCTTCAAAGGGATGTTCGATCTTGGACCATTTTAATATCGGGGTTTTCTCGATTTGGCAATTACAGAACTGGGTTGGATTACTTTGGCAAGATGATTAGCGAAGGCATTGTTGCTCCAAATCGGTTCACCTTGTCTTCGGTTTTGAAGTGCTGTTCTGGTGTTTCTAATGGGTTTTGGCTGGGAAAGGCCATTCATGGGTTGATAATAATTAATGGAATGAATTTAGATGTTGCCTTGGCGAATGCTATTCTTGACCTTTATGTGAAATGTGGAGCTTTTGATTATGCGGAAAGGTTCTTTGAGACTATGGATAATAAGGATAACTTTTCTTGGAATATAATGATGGCCTCTAGCTTAAGTAAAGGAGACATGGGCAAGTGTCTAGATTATTTCAAGAAGTTACCCGATAAAGTAGTCTCCAGTTGGAACACAGTAATTGATGGATTTTTGCAGCATGGGTATGAGGGAGTTGCATTGGAGCTGCTTTATGAGATGGTTAACTCTGGACATGCTTTTGACAAATATACTTTCTCCATATCACTGGCACTGTTGGCTTCTCTGAAAAATGTGGAACTAGGGAGGCAAGTTCATGGTCAACTTTTGAGGGTCGGAATCAGCGGAGATGCATTTGCTAAGACTTCACTTGTTGATATGTATTGTAAATGTGGGCAGATGGGGAAAGCTAAGCTAATTGTTCAAACTTCGCATCAAGATGTTATGAAAAGTCAATTTCTAACAATTTCTTCTCATGATCATAGAGCACTATCGATTTTGTGGAGTACAGTGCTTGCGGGTTATGTTAAATATGGGATGCTAATAGAGGCTTTGCAGAGTTTAAGATTCATGGTTCATGAAAAAATTTCTGTCAACATGGTAACTTTAACAAGCATTGTTACTGCTTCAGCCGATGCTGGACTTCTGGAGGTTGGTCAGCAAATCCATTCCCGTATTCTGAAATCTGGACATAAACCAGATGTTTTCTTCAGTTCGTCAAT
Encoded proteins:
- the LOC113783000 gene encoding pentatricopeptide repeat-containing protein At2g21090-like, translating into MKKVMGLLSNTRKRIQFVCLPLLFIVLFVLFAPISAQESEREEATRAIRDLGRKSKIFVDKLKTGITRDGYNSGSVGLGVELESGLGIFDAFFASFSMILVSEIGDETFIIAALMAMRHPKSIVLSGALSALFVMTVLSTGLGRIVPNLISRKHTNSAATVLYAFFGLRLLYIAWRSGSKSSQKKEFEEVEEKLESGQGKTAVRRFFSRFCTPIFLESFILTFLAEWGDRSQIATIALATHKNAFGVATGATVGHTICTSLAVIGGSMLASRISQRSVATVGGLLFLGFSLSSYFYPPLHQCHQSCSYSTQQCLQLPRADLVHAKAMKNGTSQYLNVGNTIMDLYVKNHYLRNAQKLFDEILQRDVRSWTILISGFSRFGNYRTGLDYFGKMISEGIVAPNRFTLSSVLKCCSGVSNGFWLGKAIHGLIIINGMNLDVALANAILDLYVKCGAFDYAERFFETMDNKDNFSWNIMMASSLSKGDMGKCLDYFKKLPDKVVSSWNTVIDGFLQHGYEGVALELLYEMVNSGHAFDKYTFSISLALLASLKNVELGRQVHGQLLRVGISGDAFAKTSLVDMYCKCGQMGKAKLIVQTSHQDVMKSQFLTISSHDHRALSILWSTVLAGYVKYGMLIEALQSLRFMVHEKISVNMVTLTSIVTASADAGLLEVGQQIHSRILKSGHKPDVFFSSSMVDMYAKCGKLDDAWSFFIQAETRNVVLWTTMIFAYAVHGYGEKAVQLFDLMRNDGITPNEVTFVGVLTGCSHAGLIQEGCKYFRMMKEVYGIKPADEHFTSMVDLYGRAGKLNEIKDFIFKNDISHIGTVWNAFLSACHLHKNVEMAKWVHDKLLELQPSEPGPYVLLSNTCSDNYMWDKASALRGLMQKREIEKLPGQSWI